The genomic DNA AGCCCTCCACGAGCCGGCCGCCCGTCAGGGACTCCCACCGCCGGCGCACCTCGACGGGCAGGGGCGCCGCCCCGGAGAGGCACGCCTGAATGCCACGCATGTCCGCCTTCCGGAGTCGCGGATGGTTCATCAGGGCCACGTACAGGGTGGGAACCGCGGGGAACAGGGTGGGTCGCTCGCGGTCGATGACCTTGAGCAGATGCTTCAGGTCCCTCGGGTCGGGGACGAGCAGCATGGTCGCCGCGAGCCGGATCGAGACCATGAGCCCCGCCATGAGACCGTAGATGTGGAACATAGGGATCGCGATCAGGGTCTTCTCCCGGGCGGGCTGCATGCCGGGCACCCAGCTCGCGCACTGGTACGCGTTCGCGATTAGCGTGCGATGGGTCAGCATGGCGCCCTTCGGAGTCCCGGTGGTCCCGCCTGTATACTGGAGCACCGCGACTTCATCCGGATCCACGGTCTCCGGCTCCGTTCCTCGCTCTGCGGGCGACTTGAGGAGTTCCCGGAATGTATGGACCCACGGCTCGCGCGGAATGTCCAGCGGCCAATGTCCCGCCTTCTTCAGATCACTCCGGCGCCGCAGCGGGTAGAACGTGGAGAGCGGCGCAGGCAGGAAGTCCTTCAGGTCGGCGACAATCACCTCGCGGATGGCGGTCTCCGGCTTTGCCCTCAGAACATTGGCGAGGAAGAGGTCGAGGGAGACGACCGCGGTTGCACCCGCGTCCGCATAGAGTCCCGCGAGTTCTCTCGGGGTGTAGAGCGGGTTCGTCTGGACGACGATGCCGCCGACGCGTTGAATTCCGAAGAAGGCGATCACGAATGCGGGTGAGTTCGGCACGATGAGCCCCACGCGGTCCCCGGGTCTGACTCCGAGATGCCTGAGGCCTGCCGCAAACCGGTCCGCGGCATCGTCGATTTCGCGGTATGTGAGCTTGGCCCCGTAGAAGACGGTCGCCGCCGCGTCGCCGTGGCCGTCCGCGGCCTCGCGGAGCATGCGTTCAACGGGTATGCGGGGATATTCGATGGTCTTCGGCACACCAGTAGGCCAGTGTCGATGCCACGGGCGCTCCACGCGCTCCCCGTCAAGGAAAGGAGCCATGCGTACATAAGATGTGTCTCCGCGGGAATGAGTCGGTGTCGCGGGACTGTCGGAGACCGCCGCCCGACGCCGGCTGTGTCCTTATGGCCTCGTAGTGGTCTGCCGTCTCGGGAGATTCGGATGATCGCGCGAACCTGGCACGGCGTCACGCCCGCATCGAAGGCCGACGCCTACTACGACTACTTGGAGGCGAGTGGCGTGAAGGGGTACCGCGAGACGAAGGGGAACCTCGGCGTCTACGTCCTCCGTCGCGTCGCGGGGGACCGCGCCGATTTCCTCCTCATCTCCCTTTGGAACTCGTACGACTCGATCCGTGCCTTCGCGGGGGAGGACATCGAGAAGGCGCGCTATTTTCCGCGAGATCGGGAATTCCTACTCGAATTCGAACCCACGGTCACGCACTACGACGTACTCGCTGCGCCGACGAAAATGTGAACCTCGTCATCAAGCGAGTTTTATACGCGCCTCTCGCATCACGTCGCTTCATGACCGACCAGGCCCTCCGCGCCGTGGACGTCCGCAAGACGTACCACACCCGCGGCGCGCCGGCGGTCGAGGCGCTGCGCGGGGTTTCCCTGACGTTCCGTAAGGGGGAGCGGATCGCCCTTCTGGGCCGGAACGGCGCCGGGAAGACCACGTTCCTCCGTATCGCATCCACGCTGCTCGTGCCGACGTCGGGAACCGTGGAGGTCTTTGGGCTCGATGCGGTGGGCCATCCCGAGCTCGTCCGCCCCCTGATCGCGGTGGTCCCCCAGGAAGGGAAGCCGTTTTTCCACCTCACTCCCCGCGAGCAGATCTATGCGTACCTGCGAGCGCGGGGGGTCGATCGGGAGACCGCAAAGACGCGCGGAGAAGAGGCCCTGGACCAGATGGGCATCCAGGAGGTCGCGGATCGGCTTTCGATCACGCTGTCCGGTGGGCAGAAGCAGCGGGCCATGGTCGCAACCGTGATCGCCACGGAGGCGCCCCTCCTCTTCCTGGACGAGCCCACGATCGGGATGGATCCGTTCGCACGCCGCGACGTGTGGGACTCGCTTCGCCGGCTCACGAAGAAGGGCTGCACGGTCTTGCTCACGACGCACTACCTGGACGAGGCCGAGGCGCTCGCGGAACGTCTCTACGTGGTCGAGGCGGGTCGCATCCTCGTGGAAGGGACCGCGGACGCGATCAAACAGCAGGTCGGCGGGACCCTCAAGGTCTCCGTGCCGAACGGGGTCGCGATTCGAGAGGAGCTCGCGAGCTTCGGGGAGCTCGTCTCGGATGGCGGGACCATCTACATGATCACGGGACCGGCGCGGATCAACGAGATCATGGCACTCACCGTGTCGAAGGGCTTGGCGGCGACCGTCGGTCCGGTCACGCTCGAGGAAGCGTTCCTGCGGATCGTCGGCCGCTCGATCAACGAGGACTGAGGAGGGTCATGGCAATCGCGCTGCGCTGGACCGGCATCGGGACCTTCCTGGCCACGGAGACGCGCGTGCAGATTCATGAGTGGCTGGCGATCGCGACCGGAAGCCTGGTGCAGGCCGCGCTCCTCGTGTTCGTCTGGGTGCTCGACGCGTCCTTGCTCCCGCTGACCGTGATCGGCGCGATGGTGTATTCCGTATTCCTGATCGGACAACGAGTCCTCAACGAGGCCGCGTACATCCGCATCGATCACAAGCTGAACGAGCTCTACCACGCGTCCCCCATGTCGCCCGAGTCGTACTTCCTGGGCATGTCCATGGGCATCCTGATCGCGTACACGCCCCCGCTCGTCGTGCTGTTCGGGATCTTGGAAGTGCTCCATCCGATGAGCCTCGCCGCGACGGGCGCTCTGGTCCTTGCGCTCCTGGCGGTGTGGGCCTTCTCCTCGAGCTTGGGCTACTACATCTCGACCCTGTTCAAGGACATGAAGACGATCTGGCCGTACTCGAGCCTTCTCACAAACCTGTTCGGGATTGTGCCCCCTGTGTTCTTCCCCCTGTCCATCCTCACGGCCCACCTCCCGTGGGCGTGGCTGCCCGCCCTCCTTGTGCCCACGAGTGCCGCGACCGCTCTCGTTGAGGCCGTGGCAGGCCTGCAGGTTCTGACGACCACGGAAGTCCTCGTCGCAGGAGGCGCGTTGGCGGTGGAGGCGGGCCTCATGCTCTTGTTCGGTATCTTCTGGGCGCGACGCACCGCGCGGGAGGCGTGAGATGGACCACGTCATCGATGAGAAGGTCTTGGCCGAGATGCGAGAAGGCCGCGTCTTCCCCGCGTTTGCGCTGATCGGCTGGCGATGGGTCGCGCGCAACCCCGTGGCCACGATCGTACCCATCCTGCTCCCGTTCTTCTTCCTGTACTTCCTGGCGCTGGTCACGCCGCCGAATTTCAACCTGTTCCCGCTCCAGGTCGTGGGCGCCATGCTCTTCACCACCCAGAACATCGGCAGCTGGTGCCTCTCCGACTCGGCGTACTGGCGGCTCGAGCAACGCCTGCAGGACATGTTCGTCGCGTCGCCACTGGACAAGTTCCGGTACCTGTTCGGCGTCGCCTTTTCGAACCTGATTCCCGCGGCGCCCGCCCTGATCATCCTGGGCGTGGTCTTGGCCCTGGTGACGCCCGTCTCCCTGTTCGGGTGGCTCGTTCTCGCGGCGGCCATATTCATGGTCTGGGTCCTGTACTCCGCCATCGGGATCGCGGTGTCGAGCCGGCTCCAGAGCCAGATGGAGGTGTGGCCTGTCGGGACCCTCGTGTTTACGACGCTCGGCATCCTATCGCCGCTGTACTACCCGCTCGCCTTCCTTTCTGCGGTGTCGCCGGCATGGGCGGGTCTGGCCCGGTTCCTGCCCGCGACCTACGCCGCGCTCATCGTCCAGTCCGCCCTCGGCCTTCCCCAGGCGATGCCGTCGGAGGCGACGCTGGACGCGGTCCTGTTGCTCGTCTCCACGATCGTCGGGCTCGTCATCGCCATGCGGCTCTACACGTGGCGCGAGCGATGAGCCTCACGCGGGCCGGGCCGGACCGGCGGCAGGATGACCGCAACGGCCCCCTTTGCCTTGAGGGCGACCTCGCGCTCGTCCCTCCCGAGGAAGCCACGGTGGCCCGCCTCCCAGCGACCCGCCATGAGGATGACCTCGATTCCCCGCTCGTCCGCGAACTCCACGAGGTCACGTCCGATGTCCCGGACCATGAGGATCTTGGGCGTGAGGAGCCGCATGATGGGCCTCGCACGGAGGGACTTCAAGAAGGAGAGTTCGCGGTCCTGGTCGATCAAGGACTCGGGCTTGTACGTGGAGTACAGGGGGACGATGGAGGGGATCTTGATCACCTTCGCGGCCACCACGTCTACCGCGGGAAACGCGGAGGCGGTCGTCAGGGACGCGGCCACGTCAAAGGGCTCCGGCTGGAACTCCTCGAGGACTGGGATCAGGACCCTCCGGAGACGCGGCACCTCGCCCGCCGCGAGAGCCGGGCCACGGACGAGAATCACCCGACGCTTTCGCAGGTTCAGAAGCCAGGCGTCGCGGCGGCGCAGGCGGCCGCCCGCGAAGACCTCCGCGTCCACGGGAACCACCAGGGTCTCCGCCTTGGTCCGCTCCGCGAGGCTCTCTAGGTCGCCCCCCAAGGACGGGCGCCTACGGTGACCTCCGACGCTGGGCAAATCAACAAAGCCGCAGGGCGTGTCCGTGGCCTTCGCGAGATCGTCGATGCGGCGCTCGAGATCCCGCTGTACCTCCCTCCTCGGGCCCGCGATCGGCAGCCGGACCACCAGAATGCGGGAACCCGAATACTCCGCGAGGCTCAGCGCGACGGCCACAGCGGTCTCGTCGGATCCCTGCAGGGTGAGCGGGACGATTACCGGTGGCCCGCGCTCGATGAACGGGATGCGGGCGCGGGTCTCGAGATGCGTGCCGAGGACGACCTCCACTCCGGCCGCGGCTGCCGCGGGGAGGGCGGGTACCGCCTTCGCGGGCAGGAGGACCCTCCGGACGACGTATTTCCGGATTTCCTCAAACAGGAGAATGAGCGGCACGAAGCTGTAGAGGTACAGCCACACGATGGGCTCGAACGAGGTCGTCATGAAGACGGATTGCAGGAAGGGCACGTACACGATGCTGAGCAGGATTGCGAGCTCCGCGCCCACGCCCGGCAGCAACCAGCGGTTCCGCAGCGGATTCAGGGTGAAGGCAGACGCCACGTTCGTGCGGGTCGCGAACAGGGTGCCGAGCTGGCCCGCCATGATCCCCGCGATGACCGCGCTGGTCCCCATCTGGTAGGCGTTCACTTCGGCCGGCGTAGAGGGCCAACCTGCGAGGCCTAGGTGCCAGCCCCCCTCATGGGACCAAAGATAGAAACACCAGAACAGCGCGACCAGGCCAATCATCGTGCCGATGTAGAAGGATCTCGAGATGGTCCCGACGTCGAAAAGCCGCGTCTTCTTCGACCGCGGAGGGCGGTCCATGATTCCGGGCTCCGGAGGTTCGAGGGTCAGGGCGAGGGACGGCGGGATGTCCATGCCCAGGTCGATGGCGAGGATGCCCACAACGCTGAGGGGCAGGGTCCGCGGCGTGAGGAACAGGACGAAGACGACGAACGTCGCGAGCTCCGCCCAATTGTGGCTGAACACGTACACGATGAACTTGCGGAGGTTGTCGAATACGCCGCGGCCGATCTCCGTCCCATTCACGATTGAGGCAAAGTTGTCGTCCAAGAGGACCATGTCCGCGGACTCCCGCGCCACGTCGGTTCCCGTGATTCCCATGGCGATGCCGATGTCCGCCTCGAGCAGGGCGGGAGCGTCGTTGACGCCGTCCCCGGTGACCGCGACGGTCTCGCCCTTCGCTTGGAGGAGGCGAACGACCCGGAGTTTCTGCTCCGGGGTGATCCGGGCGAACACGACCTCGGGAGTGTCCAGGATTCGGGAGAGCTCATCGTCCGGCATGTTGGCGAGCCGGTATCCCGTGACGACCACGTAGTCCGGAGCGGTGATGATGCCGACCTTGCGCGCGATCGCCTCGGCCGTGAGCTCGTGGTCCCCGGTCATCATGATGACCCGCATGCCGGCGCTGCGAGCCTTCCGGACCGCCTCGGGGACGTCCGCTCGGGGCGGATCCAGGATTGCGAC from Thermoplasmata archaeon includes the following:
- a CDS encoding long-chain fatty acid--CoA ligase — encoded protein: MERPWHRHWPTGVPKTIEYPRIPVERMLREAADGHGDAAATVFYGAKLTYREIDDAADRFAAGLRHLGVRPGDRVGLIVPNSPAFVIAFFGIQRVGGIVVQTNPLYTPRELAGLYADAGATAVVSLDLFLANVLRAKPETAIREVIVADLKDFLPAPLSTFYPLRRRSDLKKAGHWPLDIPREPWVHTFRELLKSPAERGTEPETVDPDEVAVLQYTGGTTGTPKGAMLTHRTLIANAYQCASWVPGMQPAREKTLIAIPMFHIYGLMAGLMVSIRLAATMLLVPDPRDLKHLLKVIDRERPTLFPAVPTLYVALMNHPRLRKADMRGIQACLSGAAPLPVEVRRRWESLTGGRLVEGYGLTEASTVVSGNPLTQDGLVKEGVGIPFPDTDVRIVDLETSTRDLPIGEAGELLVRGPQVMKGYWNNPEETAATLRDGWLYTGDIATMDEDGYLYIVERKKDLIIASGFNVYPREVEEVLYMHPSVLEAAAIGVPDPYRGETVKAFVALKPGATATDRELIAFCRERLAAFRVPRQIEFRTELPKSAIGKVLRRALRDEERAKQAAVAPSSHP
- a CDS encoding antibiotic biosynthesis monooxygenase, which codes for MIARTWHGVTPASKADAYYDYLEASGVKGYRETKGNLGVYVLRRVAGDRADFLLISLWNSYDSIRAFAGEDIEKARYFPRDREFLLEFEPTVTHYDVLAAPTKM
- a CDS encoding ABC transporter ATP-binding protein; this translates as MTDQALRAVDVRKTYHTRGAPAVEALRGVSLTFRKGERIALLGRNGAGKTTFLRIASTLLVPTSGTVEVFGLDAVGHPELVRPLIAVVPQEGKPFFHLTPREQIYAYLRARGVDRETAKTRGEEALDQMGIQEVADRLSITLSGGQKQRAMVATVIATEAPLLFLDEPTIGMDPFARRDVWDSLRRLTKKGCTVLLTTHYLDEAEALAERLYVVEAGRILVEGTADAIKQQVGGTLKVSVPNGVAIREELASFGELVSDGGTIYMITGPARINEIMALTVSKGLAATVGPVTLEEAFLRIVGRSINED
- a CDS encoding ABC transporter permease, with the protein product MDHVIDEKVLAEMREGRVFPAFALIGWRWVARNPVATIVPILLPFFFLYFLALVTPPNFNLFPLQVVGAMLFTTQNIGSWCLSDSAYWRLEQRLQDMFVASPLDKFRYLFGVAFSNLIPAAPALIILGVVLALVTPVSLFGWLVLAAAIFMVWVLYSAIGIAVSSRLQSQMEVWPVGTLVFTTLGILSPLYYPLAFLSAVSPAWAGLARFLPATYAALIVQSALGLPQAMPSEATLDAVLLLVSTIVGLVIAMRLYTWRER
- a CDS encoding cation-transporting P-type ATPase, which translates into the protein ESEPQRRTTIPPPEDFDSPITEFPNLMFAGTVVTAGTGTAVVLATGKDTQFGQVVEITRAAEEPLSPLQLELDHAATLNFYVAIGVGLLFLAVGHFFVHLEIGDSVLFMIGVMTSLVPEGLQITVTLSLAMSSLTLSKRNVVVKRLSSVETLGSTTVICTDKTGTITEGQMTVHKIWIGGRIFDVTGEGYEPEGSIVLESRKVTASERTDLRRLCEVAALNNKATLVPPLDRRKSRWTMVGDSTEAALLVLAAKANLDPRKTLAERPRIGMIPFESARKMMTSIHADPQGGVIAYVKGAGLEILSRSTRIMWEDAATPLTDERRATVRREIDRLAREAYRVLALAYRELPGPQEKYESASVEADLTFVGLVAILDPPRADVPEAVRKARSAGMRVIMMTGDHELTAEAIARKVGIITAPDYVVVTGYRLANMPDDELSRILDTPEVVFARITPEQKLRVVRLLQAKGETVAVTGDGVNDAPALLEADIGIAMGITGTDVARESADMVLLDDNFASIVNGTEIGRGVFDNLRKFIVYVFSHNWAELATFVVFVLFLTPRTLPLSVVGILAIDLGMDIPPSLALTLEPPEPGIMDRPPRSKKTRLFDVGTISRSFYIGTMIGLVALFWCFYLWSHEGGWHLGLAGWPSTPAEVNAYQMGTSAVIAGIMAGQLGTLFATRTNVASAFTLNPLRNRWLLPGVGAELAILLSIVYVPFLQSVFMTTSFEPIVWLYLYSFVPLILLFEEIRKYVVRRVLLPAKAVPALPAAAAAGVEVVLGTHLETRARIPFIERGPPVIVPLTLQGSDETAVAVALSLAEYSGSRILVVRLPIAGPRREVQRDLERRIDDLAKATDTPCGFVDLPSVGGHRRRPSLGGDLESLAERTKAETLVVPVDAEVFAGGRLRRRDAWLLNLRKRRVILVRGPALAAGEVPRLRRVLIPVLEEFQPEPFDVAASLTTASAFPAVDVVAAKVIKIPSIVPLYSTYKPESLIDQDRELSFLKSLRARPIMRLLTPKILMVRDIGRDLVEFADERGIEVILMAGRWEAGHRGFLGRDEREVALKAKGAVAVILPPVRPGPREAHRSRHV